The Pseudomonas berkeleyensis genome includes a region encoding these proteins:
- a CDS encoding phosphate-starvation-inducible protein PsiE: MNWVERLRTSMHGLAESLGNLLMEAFHYLALFAIGAITAWAGVMAFLGMLEKGHITVDDILLLFIYLELAAMVGIYFKTNHMPIRFMIYVAITALTRLLISDISHTHKPSWGVVMVSGAILLLALAILVVRYASSRFPAVAGPNPRGKARNREDAESERDDTSD, translated from the coding sequence ATGAATTGGGTGGAGCGCCTGCGCACGAGCATGCATGGTCTGGCCGAGTCCCTGGGCAATCTGCTGATGGAGGCTTTCCATTATCTGGCCTTGTTTGCCATCGGTGCGATCACGGCCTGGGCAGGGGTGATGGCCTTTCTCGGCATGCTGGAAAAGGGACATATCACGGTCGATGACATCCTGCTGCTGTTCATCTACCTGGAGTTGGCGGCGATGGTGGGGATCTATTTCAAGACCAACCACATGCCGATCCGCTTCATGATCTACGTGGCGATCACCGCGCTGACTCGTTTGCTGATTTCCGATATTTCCCACACGCACAAGCCGAGCTGGGGCGTGGTGATGGTGTCGGGGGCGATCCTCTTGCTGGCCCTCGCGATTCTGGTGGTGCGCTATGCATCGTCGCGGTTCCCGGCCGTGGCTGGGCCCAACCCGCGTGGCAAGGCGCGCAATCGCGAGGATGCCGAGTCCGAGCGCGACGATACGTCTGACTGA